Genomic DNA from Brienomyrus brachyistius isolate T26 chromosome 22, BBRACH_0.4, whole genome shotgun sequence:
AGTCTGATTTTAATAAAATCTTTTACAGTTTGCCGAGAGCATTTTGCAGGGGGAGGATATTAATATTGACCCAGACCCAAACGGCGATTCAGAAGCTGAGGCTGGTTATTGCCATGACTCTCGTCCGAGAATCTGGTACATGATCAGTGTGACACTTTTTCTGAAACGTGTTTCTTATTAAAAGGACAGTATAAAGCCCCATACCTGTTATGTACAGGACGTTTAACATCACACcagatttgttttttgttattgATGTATTTACTAAACTGAAGTGTTCGCTATCTTCTCAGACAGCAACCTCTGCCATTTTTGTGGGTTGAAGGAGTCTGACAAACTATGGGTAATTTCTAAAACATTGCAATACATTAGCAATAAGCTTACTTATATTAAGAGTAATTTCTGTGATTATGTAGTAAAACAAAAAGGTATTGCTTTTCTTTTCATGGGTGTGGATTGAGTATTCAGGGGTCATAGTAGCTGCTGGTTCTAGCTCTAGGAGCAGAACACTAACTTGACATACGTGTCTACtgtttgtcattattattagcaAATTTCTGCTTCTATTTTGTGTAATTGTGTATACATTTATCAAGTTGGTGGCTGCCTTTTTAAACTACAAGCAATATTGAGTGGATTTGAGCATTTAAAAAGTACCCAAAATGCTTTGCAAAGTACACTCTGTGTGGCAAAGAGTACTATCTTTTAAAAGCTGACTGTGGTGTACCACCATTGCTCAGAGTTTGAGGGCCATAATATTCTCACCAATGTAAATGCTCTTTTATCAGGTTAAAAATGCTGATTggtcttgattaatgaaatattCAAATTCAAAGATGACCACTTGAAAATGAACAGTACATGCGGCTGATACAGCGAGATTAGAAAAATACTGGTGAATGAATAACCCTGATTTACAGTCTTTGGCACGTTTGTGTTACACAATAATaggtgtttttgtgtgttttttgctCCTCACTGACAGGCTTTTTCCAGGGCCCTTGTCCAGCTGGCTGGGTCAGTTTCGAAAACCACTGTTTCCATTACATTGCCGTCAGGAAGATTTGGATTGACTCTGAGGTAGTGTTACAAAGACCGATGAATAATGAGCGCCAGAACATCTTCAAGTACTTAAAACTATCCTTCCAAATGACAAGAAACCTAAATATATTTTAACTTTCCAGACAGGAGGCATGTAAGAAAATGGAACATTTCCAGTTAGCCCAAAATGGTTTTCTTACAGAAATGGACTTTGACAGAGTTACTTTGGGGGGAAAAACTCTCGTTTTCAGTTACACTGCGAGTCCCTTAGGGGAAACCTGGCCTCTACACACAGAGAAGAGGAATTCCAGTTTATCAAGGCCCTGATCAAAAGCAAAGATTCTGCAGAAAATCCCACCTGAATCGGCCTGACGGACTGTAGCCAGGTAATGGGAAAAAGGCTCTCTTTCCTTcggtctcttttttttttaagaataagAAGGATTTTAACTTGTGTCCTGGCTGAGATGTGAGTTTATCATAATTACTGTATGTAGCAGTCTACTTCGTCACTCTGATAATAAATGTCTGAAAGTTTGTTTCTAACTCAAAtcacattttttattgtttttagtaGTTAGAGCCAGTAAATAAATTTAGAGTAATGCATATTTCAGTGTATTTATTGAACCTGCTTATATCTCTGAGCTTGTTTTATTCTCTGAAATATATTCagtcatgcttgaattcacttgCGTGACACTGTCTTCTCTGTTGTCATTTATACTGGACCCTCTTGAGGAAGGTGCCTGGTTGTGGACAGATGGTTCCAAAATTGATTTCATCAAGTGGAACAGGAGTGAACCAAATGAATCAAGTGGAGGAGAAGACTGTGTTCAGACAAACTGGGACGGAAAGGGTGGCTTCCTTAGCCGCCTTTCCAATGGCCGGGGTCCTCCTGGTTCTTCCACAGTTGTGCTGATTAAATAGGCTACAGTTCTTGCTAATTATTTTTATCACTATGACCTGTCACTGTTGGGGTTACGGGTTTGACTCCTGGCCTGGCTTAGAGTGTGGAGTTGCATAATCTCCCTGTGTTTGCATGAGTTTCCCCTAAGGAATCCAGTGTCTTCTCATAGTGCAGAAACACATGGTTCTCATGATTTATAAGTAGTGGGCTCTATGCATCTGTGCCTTGAAATGGACCAGCACACCGTCTGTGTCATGTAACCTGTACATCCTGACATCAGCTCCCATACAGCCTGTAATTTGTCAtagcaaataaaacacaaataaatctGGTTGTCAGTgttcacaaaaaaaatcatgttgtTAGCATGCACGTTCCGGTAACACTTctagataaaataaatattctgttacAGATAAATTGGCAGAATTCTTATGTTAGCTCTTTAAACATAGTGCTGCCTCCCCTTAGTAACACAGGAAGCACTCGGTACAATTCAGAACCCCAGATGTGACTCTCTTGGTTTTGTTATACCTATAGGGGAACAAGGATGGAATGACATGCCCTGTAACTTCTCCTATGCCTTTGTATGCGCTCAGCGCTCTGGCTTGTGATACATGGCATGAAGCCGTGGTCTAAATAAGCAGCATTTCAATGTGACTGCCTTTCCTTGTCTATGTTCAAGGCGATTTAGAACTGCTTCTATCAACTTGCAGTATCCAAATAAAAGCTTTTAATGCATTAAAATGTCACCTCTTACAATCTCAGTTCTTGCTTAAAATACTGTATTAAACAATATTAATATGCATCAAGCGTATGTTTTGCAtttgatatttttttatatttttgaacccaaaataaacacacagtactAACAATGATCATCAAGCATATATAAAGACACAGGTAATGAACCACAAATGGGACACAGGTGTGAGAAGGTGGCTGGCAATGAGCAGGAACATGCAAGATGGCGCCACTGACATCTGCTGGTCAAACAGGAACATGACAAGACTGGCAGAGATAAAGCCTTACAGTATTGAATTGAAATTCTCATgccagtcagctgaccaaagtcggCGGCCCTGCGTCACCTTTCTAACAGTAAGACTATGCTAAATAACAAACACTGTAACACCACCAAAACCTACATCCTCTAAAATGATCATATAGTTGACACAACACTTACCGTTTGTGTCAACTTGCTGTTTtaacacactgtaaaaaaaagaaaatgttgaGAATTCAAATTATCTAGGCAACACGatgcaaatttttttttgaGTTTTCTCAACTTATGTGTACCATTGTTGACTATAAATTCAAgtttaaacatatttaaaaGTGAAGCCAACTTGGAGCTTTGTGTTCAGCTTATGATGATACCCTTAACATAACAAGAAAATCTCATGTAGTTATACCTTCTACAAATTATTTTTCTCCAGTTATTAAACTTGTACCTTAAATTATACAAATTATGTTAGATGTAATTGcttttaaatgtaaatttacAGATATACATTTCTCCTAAA
This window encodes:
- the LOC125718436 gene encoding LOW QUALITY PROTEIN: lactose-binding lectin l-2-like (The sequence of the model RefSeq protein was modified relative to this genomic sequence to represent the inferred CDS: substituted 1 base at 1 genomic stop codon), with the protein product MTLVRESGFFQGPCPAGWVSFENHCFHYIAVRKIWIDSELHCESLRGNLASTHREEEFQFIKALIKSKDSAENPTXIGLTDCSQEGAWLWTDGSKIDFIKWNRSEPNESSGGEDCVQTNWDGKGGFLSRLSNGRGPPGSSTVVLIK